Proteins encoded by one window of Candidatus Dadabacteria bacterium:
- a CDS encoding transcriptional repressor, with product MNRCENHGDCVRQIVTFAEDLCRERGLRLTPLRRRVLEIVSGGHRPVKAYTILDAISDSARPPTVYRALDFLMENGLVHKLHSLSSYFACFHPASRHPDCFFLTCSACGGAAEFCADGIRETMDDAARGAGFSKSGAVVEITGICRECARG from the coding sequence TTGAACCGGTGTGAAAATCACGGCGACTGCGTAAGGCAGATAGTAACTTTTGCGGAAGACCTTTGCCGGGAGAGGGGGCTTCGCCTCACCCCGCTCCGCCGCCGCGTGCTTGAGATAGTTTCCGGCGGCCACCGCCCCGTGAAGGCGTATACAATCCTTGACGCCATTTCAGACTCCGCCCGCCCGCCGACCGTTTACCGCGCCCTTGATTTCCTTATGGAAAACGGCCTTGTTCACAAACTTCACTCTTTGTCCTCCTACTTTGCGTGCTTTCATCCGGCGAGCCGCCACCCGGACTGTTTTTTCCTTACCTGCTCGGCGTGCGGCGGCGCGGCGGAGTTTTGCGCGGACGGGATCAGGGAAACCATGGATGATGCGGCGCGCGGCGCGGGTTTCAGTAAATCGGGCGCGGTTGTTGAAATTACGGGAATCTGCCGGGAATGCGCGCGGGGATAA
- a CDS encoding ATP-binding cassette domain-containing protein: MSETLLKAEGVSVRRGGADILTNINLEVREGDFISVVGPNGAGKTTLIKVLAGVIRPDRGSCARKRGLKIGYVPQSLDNTGYMPISAGDFIKLRRNAPAEEFQSVCRETGIEGILRSPLGGLSGGETQRVLLARALLGAPDLLILDEPAQNLDVSGQLELYGVLEAARARREAAVLMVSHDLHMVMSSTKKVICLYRHICCEGEPSSVAKDPEFVSVFGTETARLLSVYAHEHKHTHSPEGGR, translated from the coding sequence TTGAGCGAAACACTGTTGAAAGCGGAAGGGGTTTCCGTGCGGCGCGGCGGCGCGGACATTCTCACGAACATCAACCTTGAGGTCAGGGAGGGGGATTTTATCTCCGTTGTGGGTCCCAACGGGGCGGGAAAGACCACCCTGATAAAGGTTCTGGCGGGCGTCATACGCCCCGACCGGGGTTCGTGCGCGCGCAAGCGCGGGCTTAAGATCGGCTATGTGCCGCAGAGTCTTGACAATACGGGCTACATGCCCATTTCGGCGGGCGATTTCATAAAACTCCGGCGCAACGCCCCTGCGGAGGAATTTCAATCCGTGTGCCGGGAGACGGGCATAGAGGGGATTTTGCGCAGTCCGCTGGGGGGGCTTTCCGGCGGCGAGACGCAGCGCGTTCTTCTTGCGCGCGCATTGCTCGGCGCGCCCGACCTGCTCATTTTAGACGAGCCCGCGCAGAATCTTGATGTTTCGGGGCAACTTGAACTTTACGGCGTTCTGGAGGCCGCCCGCGCCCGGCGGGAGGCGGCGGTTCTGATGGTGTCTCACGACCTTCACATGGTTATGTCGTCAACAAAAAAGGTGATCTGCCTCTACCGGCATATATGCTGCGAGGGAGAGCCGAGCAGTGTGGCGAAAGACCCGGAGTTTGTTTCCGTTTTCGGAACGGAAACGGCGCGCCTGCTGTCGGTTTACGCGCATGAGCACAAGCACACCCACAGCCCGGAGGGCGGACGGTGA
- a CDS encoding metal ABC transporter permease, whose amino-acid sequence MTGLLAEDFVVRGLLAGVAAAVGCGALGCFVVWRRMAYFGDSLAHATLAGIPLGLALGIGESYGIFIVAVVFAAVFMKLYANGRFAEDTALGIIAHSFLAAGVVAVSLAEMTVVGLHHILFGDILTVTTGDIAGIALCSVFTIAVLAARWDSFVLLTISEDMTKAEGSNTAALGFALMLLMALVIAVSFKVVGVLLITSMLIIPAAAARTVSRSPAMMAAVSCLLGAASVVLGIYCSWRFDTPSGPSIVTVSAGLFVLLFAVTALKRKNFSRED is encoded by the coding sequence GTGACGGGGCTGCTTGCGGAAGATTTTGTCGTGCGCGGGCTGCTTGCGGGCGTTGCGGCGGCGGTGGGTTGCGGCGCGCTCGGCTGCTTTGTGGTCTGGAGGCGCATGGCATATTTCGGAGACTCTCTGGCGCATGCGACACTTGCCGGGATACCTCTGGGGCTTGCTCTGGGGATTGGGGAGAGTTACGGCATTTTCATAGTCGCGGTGGTGTTTGCCGCCGTGTTTATGAAGCTTTACGCGAACGGGAGGTTTGCGGAGGACACGGCTCTGGGTATTATAGCGCACTCGTTTCTCGCCGCCGGTGTTGTGGCGGTTTCCCTTGCGGAGATGACGGTTGTGGGCTTGCACCATATCTTGTTCGGCGACATTCTGACGGTTACCACGGGCGACATAGCGGGGATAGCGCTGTGCTCCGTGTTTACGATTGCGGTTCTTGCCGCCCGGTGGGATTCGTTTGTTCTTCTCACAATCAGCGAGGATATGACAAAGGCGGAGGGCTCAAACACCGCCGCGCTCGGCTTTGCGCTGATGCTGCTTATGGCTCTGGTCATAGCGGTTTCGTTCAAGGTGGTGGGAGTTCTGCTGATAACCTCAATGCTGATAATACCCGCCGCCGCCGCGCGGACGGTGTCGCGCTCACCGGCGATGATGGCGGCGGTGTCGTGTCTGCTCGGAGCCGCCTCGGTTGTTCTTGGCATTTACTGCTCATGGCGGTTTGACACGCCGTCCGGCCCCTCAATTGTTACCGTTTCGGCGGGGCTTTTCGTTCTGCTTTTCGCTGTTACGGCATTAAAAAGGAAAAACTTTTCACGGGAGGATTGA